The following proteins come from a genomic window of Mustela lutreola isolate mMusLut2 chromosome 6, mMusLut2.pri, whole genome shotgun sequence:
- the LOC131834299 gene encoding butyrophilin-like protein 1 isoform X2 yields MTEWQWVFLKMPWRVCELRRAEKDGSWNEIPPTPLGDGIPTLMVGSSACPLDLSQVPMIPMAGPLTLILVGITPPRSPQNAMLPWSCVQEGSAGISGFWVASLGSPAFLFRCGLCPSSAHHRAREGWVRIVCMASGWFPKPQVQWRALSGEKFLTFSETQAQGLFTIKAILVVRDSSSGNVTCSVLNPILGQEKAMAMFIPEPFFSWSSPWKLAFMVILTVLMLLLLGAAFYIMREHTAKLQEMQEWEKPHREQEEDQQIKEEALKARDELQGDLDWRKSVYLPGCLPFQP; encoded by the exons ATGACCGAGTGGCAGTGGGTGTTCCTGAAGATGCCCTGGAGAGTGTGTGAGttgagaagagcagagaaagatGGATCATGGAATGAAATTCCTCCTACCCCTCTGGGTGATGGAATTCCCACCCTCATGGTAGGGAGCAGTGCCTGTCCTCTGGACCTGTCACAGGTCCCCATGATCCCCATGGCAGGACCCCTTACATTAATTCTTGTAGGGATCACTCCCCCAAGAAGCCCCCAAAATGCAATGCTTCCCTGGAGTTGTGTACAGGAAGGTTCTGCTGgaatctctgggttctgggtggcCTCCCTGGGTTCTCCAGCTTTTCTCTTCAGGTGCGGGCTCTGCCCCTCAAGTGCACATCACAGGGCCAGAGAAGGATGGGTTCGAATTGTGTGCATGGCCTCGGGGTGGTTCCCAAAGCCCCAAGTGCAGTGGAGAGCTCTAAGTGGAGAGAAGTTCCTGACGTTCTCTGAGACCCAAGCCCAAGGGCTGTTCACCATAAAGGCAATTCTTGTGGTGAGGGACAGCTCTTCAGGGAATGTGACCTGCTCAGTCCTCAACCCCATCTTGGGCCAGGAGAAGGCAATGGCCATGTTCATCCCAG AACCCTTCTTCTCTTGGAGTTCTCCCTGGAAGCTAGCTTTCATGGTGATCCTGACTGTGCTGATGCTCCTACTCCTTGGGGCTGCCTTTTACATCATGAGAGAACATACTGCAAAGCTCCAGGAGATGCAGGAATGGGAGAAACCACACAGAGAACAGGAGGAGGACCAGCAGATAAAGGAGGAGGCACTGAAGGCCAGAG ATGAACTCCAAGGAGATCTTG ACTGGAGGAAATCTGTTTACCTGCCTG GGTGTCTTCCCTTTCAACCCTGA
- the LOC131834299 gene encoding uncharacterized protein LOC131834299 isoform X1 gives MTEWQWVFLKMPWRVCELRRAEKDGSWNEIPPTPLGDGIPTLMVGSSACPLDLSQVPMIPMAGPLTLILVGITPPRSPQNAMLPWSCVQEGSAGISGFWVASLGSPAFLFRCGLCPSSAHHRAREGWVRIVCMASGWFPKPQVQWRALSGEKFLTFSETQAQGLFTIKAILVVRDSSSGNVTCSVLNPILGQEKAMAMFIPEPFFSWSSPWKLAFMVILTVLMLLLLGAAFYIMREHTAKLQEMQEWEKPHREQEEDQQIKEEALKARDELQGDLDWRKSVYLPVSPVTQRGVNNMQICSGSCLTRVSSLSTLKKAKLYADWQKEKFQACELLLLFGCSYCYPMAADTSFSLLW, from the exons ATGACCGAGTGGCAGTGGGTGTTCCTGAAGATGCCCTGGAGAGTGTGTGAGttgagaagagcagagaaagatGGATCATGGAATGAAATTCCTCCTACCCCTCTGGGTGATGGAATTCCCACCCTCATGGTAGGGAGCAGTGCCTGTCCTCTGGACCTGTCACAGGTCCCCATGATCCCCATGGCAGGACCCCTTACATTAATTCTTGTAGGGATCACTCCCCCAAGAAGCCCCCAAAATGCAATGCTTCCCTGGAGTTGTGTACAGGAAGGTTCTGCTGgaatctctgggttctgggtggcCTCCCTGGGTTCTCCAGCTTTTCTCTTCAGGTGCGGGCTCTGCCCCTCAAGTGCACATCACAGGGCCAGAGAAGGATGGGTTCGAATTGTGTGCATGGCCTCGGGGTGGTTCCCAAAGCCCCAAGTGCAGTGGAGAGCTCTAAGTGGAGAGAAGTTCCTGACGTTCTCTGAGACCCAAGCCCAAGGGCTGTTCACCATAAAGGCAATTCTTGTGGTGAGGGACAGCTCTTCAGGGAATGTGACCTGCTCAGTCCTCAACCCCATCTTGGGCCAGGAGAAGGCAATGGCCATGTTCATCCCAG AACCCTTCTTCTCTTGGAGTTCTCCCTGGAAGCTAGCTTTCATGGTGATCCTGACTGTGCTGATGCTCCTACTCCTTGGGGCTGCCTTTTACATCATGAGAGAACATACTGCAAAGCTCCAGGAGATGCAGGAATGGGAGAAACCACACAGAGAACAGGAGGAGGACCAGCAGATAAAGGAGGAGGCACTGAAGGCCAGAG ATGAACTCCAAGGAGATCTTG ACTGGAGGAAATCTGTTTACCTGCCTG TGTCACCTGTAACACAGAGAGGAGTCAATAATATGCAGATTTGTTCTGGCTCCTGTCTCACCAGGGTGTCTTCCCTTTCAACCCTGAAGAAGGCAAAACTGTATGCAG